A region of the Chryseobacterium cucumeris genome:
CAAAATTGAACTATATATTCCTACACCTGATAAAATCCCCGCAGATCTATAATTATTTGTCAGCATATAAGGATCTGCAGTACCTCCTACTTCTGCGTAGTTTGCTCTTAATTTCCAGAAATTCATCCAACTCTTAGTATCTAAAATTTCCGACATGATTAGAGATCCGGTTACTGATGGATAGTTATATACATTATTACCAGCCGGCAGCGTTGAACTTTGGTCAACTCTCCACGTTCCATCTATATAAAACTTTTTGAAAAAATCAAATGATGCTGTGATATACCCTGAGTTAGTTTGTGTGGTATACTCACTCTCATCTGATGCCAATGGAGCTTTTTTAGAATTTGATAGTGCATAAATTCCAGGAACAACTAATCCTCCTTCAGTTGAACCATATACAGAATTAAAATAATTCCTTCTAATATTTCCACCTAAAACTCCTGAAACATTAATGTTATCAGTAATGTCAAATTTATAATTCACCATTAAATCATAGTTTGTCTCAGTTCTCAGTACATCACGTCTTGCATAACCAGAAGATACGTCATTTCCTGATTGCCCAAAAGGCTGAGCTATAGATCCAACAGCTACTCTATTTTCTGCAAAAAGATTTGATCTGTCATAAGATACCTTACCTGTTACAGAAATATTATCTAATAAATCATAAGTTAATTGAGCATAGGTAAAATTTCTATGTCTTTTATCACTTGTATAATTTTGATATGCTTGGAAGTATGGGTTATTCCAATATGCCGGAGCCCCATTAGAAGCAGACTTTCTGTTCCATGTAACATTCCCATAATTATTCGCTGCACTAGCAATACTAGGATTAACATTGGCAAAATAAGCCCTTTCAAGATCCTTTACATCTACGTTAGTTTGCCACCATTGTCTGAAACCTGTAACTGTATTATCGCTATATCCAGTTATACTACGTCCTTTCGTATCCTGTAATGTCATTGTAGAATAGAAAGAAGAATGTAATTTAGAAGTCAGATCATAATTTACTTTTAAGGAAAAAGTATTTTTATTAATATGTGAGTTAGGCATAAGACCATCTGACATCATATTGTCATATGTAAAACTGATATTTTTCCCCTTTTCACCCTTTTCTAATGTTACAGTATTCGTGTATGTAGCAGGATTATTAAAGAATTCAATTGGCCCATTTTTAGCTGCCACCCAAGGAGTTGCTTTGCCATAATTAGGAGATGTTGGATCAAAAGAATCCCATTGATATACCAACAAATTAGGGTCAAATTTTGGACCCCAAGAAGCATCTGCTCCAAAATTGGCATTATTTAAGCCTCCAGGGCCTTTAGATCCAAATTTTTGAGAATATCCAGCTCCATATCTAGTCTGATATTCCGGAAATGTTGATTTATCAATAAAGCCAACATTTACTGAAGATGATAAAGTAACACCCCATGAACCATCATCTTTTCCTTTACCATTTTTAGTCGTAATAACTATAACACCATTTAGACCTCTTTCTCCATATAAAGCCGATGCTGCGGCACCCTTTAATACGTTAATTGATTCTATGTCTTCCTGATTAATATCAGATAAGGCGTTACCATAATCAATTGATTTCTCTTGTGTATAAGTATTATTAACTGGTGATCCATCAATTACAATCAATGGGTTTCCTCCTCCTAATGTTTTAACACCCCTGATAAGCAAATTTGCTGATCCACCAAAGTTATTGTTGGTAGTAACATTAAGACCAGCTACTTTACCAGACAATTGAGCTCCAATGTTACCTGTGTTTGTTGTTCCATCAGAAAGAGCACTTGCTTTAATCTCCTGTGAGGCATATCCCAAAGATTTCTTTTCTCTCTTAATACCAAGAGCGGTTACGACTACGCCC
Encoded here:
- a CDS encoding SusC/RagA family TonB-linked outer membrane protein yields the protein MKKLTASLLVLVLSSSIAVANAQQKNDTIKTKEIEGVVVTALGIKREKKSLGYASQEIKASALSDGTTNTGNIGAQLSGKVAGLNVTTNNNFGGSANLLIRGVKTLGGGNPLIVIDGSPVNNTYTQEKSIDYGNALSDINQEDIESINVLKGAAASALYGERGLNGVIVITTKNGKGKDDGSWGVTLSSSVNVGFIDKSTFPEYQTRYGAGYSQKFGSKGPGGLNNANFGADASWGPKFDPNLLVYQWDSFDPTSPNYGKATPWVAAKNGPIEFFNNPATYTNTVTLEKGEKGKNISFTYDNMMSDGLMPNSHINKNTFSLKVNYDLTSKLHSSFYSTMTLQDTKGRSITGYSDNTVTGFRQWWQTNVDVKDLERAYFANVNPSIASAANNYGNVTWNRKSASNGAPAYWNNPYFQAYQNYTSDKRHRNFTYAQLTYDLLDNISVTGKVSYDRSNLFAENRVAVGSIAQPFGQSGNDVSSGYARRDVLRTETNYDLMVNYKFDITDNINVSGVLGGNIRRNYFNSVYGSTEGGLVVPGIYALSNSKKAPLASDESEYTTQTNSGYITASFDFFKKFYIDGTWRVDQSSTLPAGNNVYNYPSVTGSLIMSEILDTKSWMNFWKLRANYAEVGGTADPYMLTNNYRSAGILSGVGIYSSILNQANPDLKPQRSKEFEVGTEAHFLKDRITVDFAYYKTKTIDQIITLPVSSGTGYTGKVINAGRIDNTGYEVQLGLVPIKTKDFTWNIDANWSKNKNEVVSLYPGITNLLLNSFQGGVSLNARVGEAWGTLIGSDYVYLNGQRVIDPDTGIYQTNSNQIIGNTTPDWIGGIRNTFSYKGFSLSFLIDMRKGGDIFSTDMYYGMDTGLYKETAIGDYRDKDVILPGVLPDGTPNNIALSQFSTGSNYGYETQPAKEFVYDGSFIKLREASIGYMLPKSLLAGTKIYDAKISIVGRNLWIIHKNLPYADPEAMIGGGINSYGWSIGSMPTTRDIGVNVTFKF